The following are encoded together in the Vicia villosa cultivar HV-30 ecotype Madison, WI unplaced genomic scaffold, Vvil1.0 ctg.000084F_1_1_2_unsc, whole genome shotgun sequence genome:
- the LOC131623843 gene encoding uncharacterized mitochondrial protein AtMg00310-like, producing MKGWKDRFHSRAQKAVLIKEVAQANSSYIMSCYKLSESVCHELESLLEKFWWGMKENKRKIHLLSWGKLSRAKRRGGLGFRGFSEFNVSFLGKHYWRLLKGENTLVGKVFKSRYFPKCSLEDSLVGFNPNYACRSFFSARDLVLRAARGVDQNTKVKGFINSDLGCWKREFIHNTFDPVEALQIISIPLSQRDTQDKLIWHHEKLVSLE from the exons ATGAAGGGGTGGAAAGATAGGTTTCATTCGAGGGCTCAAAAAGCAGTTTTAATCAAGGAAGTTGCTCAGGCTAACTCGTCCTATATTATGAGCTGTTACAAGCTCTCTGAAAGTGTGTGTCACGAACTTGAATCTTTGCTGGAAAAATTTTGGTGGggcatgaaagaaaataaaagaaagattcaCTTGCTTAGTTGGGGAAAGCTATCCCGTGCTAAAAGGAGAGGAGGTTTAGGCTTCAGAGGCTTTAGCGAGTTCAATGTTAGTTTCTTGGGCAAGCATTATTGGAGGTTGCTAAAGGGGGAGAATACTTTGGTAGGGAAAGTGTTTAAGAGTAGATATTTCCCAAAATGCTCTCTTGAGGATAGTCTGGTTGGTTTCAACCCCAATTATGCTTGTAGAAGCTTTTTCAGTGCTAGAGATCTG GTGTTGAGGGCTGCTAGAGGGGTGGATCAGAATACTAAAGTTAAGGGGTTTATTAACAGTGATCTTGGATGCTGGAAGAgggagtttattcataacacttttGATCCAGTTGAAGCCCTTCAGATTATCAGTATTCCTCTCTCCCAAAGGGATACTCAAGACAAACTGATTTGGCATCACGAAAAACTGGTGAGTTTAGAGTGA
- the LOC131623844 gene encoding uncharacterized protein LOC131623844, with product MAMKLDMSKAYDRLEWGFGTHVLANMRFLDHMVNVIKSFISMVSYKVPINRQPSMSFLLERGLRQGDPVSPYLFILCTNVLSRLLKHDVQCMNIHGIKVARTAPIISHLFFADDCLLFARENSCEAERVMTIISRYEAASGKVAN from the coding sequence ATGGCGATGAAGTTAGACATGTCCAAAGCTTACGACCGTCTGGAGTGGGGTTTTGGTACACATGTTCTGGCTAATATGAGATTTTTGGATCATATGGTAAATGTTATCAAGAGTTTCATTTCGATGGTTTCCTACAAAGTTCCTATTAATCGTCAGCCTAGTATGAGTTTTTTGCTGGAGAGGGGTCTCCGTCAAGGGGACCCCGTTTCTCCCTATTTGTTTATCTTGTGCACCAACGTTCTCTCAAGGCTTCTGAAGCATGATGTTCAGTGCATGAATATTCATGGGATCAAAGTGGCAAGAACGGCTCCAATTATTTCCCACCTATTTTTCGCAGATGATTGCTTGTTGTTTGCGAGGGAGAATTCTTGTGAAGCTGAGAGAGTCATGACCATTATTTCAAGGTATGAAGCGGCTTCGGGGAAAGTGGCGAATtaa
- the LOC131623842 gene encoding uncharacterized protein LOC131623842 encodes MANLFILLSFLLASIFKSNNAFPDSSNISHENSTFPSHPYYYFHLCGEPLSYMAVQCLNYFKDNNSYQDGCCSAIEFIILESTLKFCMCGAREEGNASMTGAMATKLPPICGISLNCDSKSNDAPKPYPSVDVFWMLVACWVVLSTSLFE; translated from the exons ATGGCAAATCTTTTCATCCTTTTGTCTTTTCTTCTTGCATCAATCTTCAAAAGTAACAATGCTTTTCCAGATTCATCGAATATCAGTCACGAAAATTCGACATTTCCATCACAtccttattattattttcatcttTGTGGTGAGCCTTTATCATATATGGCAGTGCAGTGTCTAAACTATTTTAAGGACAACAACTCGTACCAAGATGGCTGTTGTTCTGcgattgaatttattatattagaGTCGACTTTGAAGTTTTGTATGTGTGGTGCTAGGGAAGAGGGCAATGCATCAATGACTGGTGCAATGGCAACCAAGCTACCTCCTATTTGTGGCATATCACTCAATTGTGATT CTAAATCTAATGATGCTCCAAAGCCATATCCTTCGGTAGATGTATTTTGGATGTTGGTTGCATGTTGGGTGGTATTGTCCACGTCCTTATTTGAATGA